Below is a window of Corynebacterium kalinowskii DNA.
ATGGGCACCCGTGGTTAATAACCTCATCGCGCTGGCCACACTCTGCGCGTATTGGCTCTTACCAAACAAACTCACCGCCGATCAGCAAGTATCGCTGACCGATCCGCACGTCTTAGTGCTTGGCATCGGCACCACGCTGGGCGTGGTGGTGCAGGCCCTCATCCTGCTGCCATACCTGCGCAAAGCGGGGGTCAATCTCAAACCGCTGTGGGGCATTGACGACCGCCTCAAGCAATTCGGTGGCATGGCTCTAGCGATCATCGTCTACGTCGCCATTTCCCAGGCCGGCTACATCGTCACCACCCGTATCGCCTCCGGTGCTTCCGAGGCCGCCCCGAATATCTACCAGCAGGCCTGGCTGCTGCTCCAGATGCCGTACGGCATCATCGGTGTCACCCTGCTCACTGCCATCATGCCGCGCCTGTCGCGCCGGGCCGCAGAGGGCGATGACGCGGGCGTGGTCGCCGACCTCACCCTCGGCACCAAGCTCACCTTCCTGGCGCTGATCCCGGTGGTCGTGTTCTTTACCGCCTTTGGTACGTACATCTCCATCGGTCTCTTTGCCTATCTTGAGTTCTCCCTCGAAGCCGCCACCACCCTCGGCTGGACCCTGTCCTTCTCCGCCTTCACCCTGCTGCCATACGCCCTCGTGCTGTTGCACCTGCGCGTGTTCTACGCCCGCGAAGAGGCATGGACCCCGACCTTCATCATCGCTGGCATCACGGTCACCAAGGTGATCCTGTCGTACCTGGCTCCGGTCATCGCCACCTCCCCAGAGCGCGTCGTGGTCCTCCTGGCCGCGGCCAACGGCTTCGGTTTCATCGCCGGCGCCGTCATCGGTGGGTTCCTCCTGCGTCGCCACCTCGGTTCCTTGAATGGTCGCGATATTCTGCGCTCCGCACTGTGGGTGGGCGGCGCCTCGGTGGCCGGTGGCGCTGGTGCCTGGGTCCTCGATCTCGCGCTGAAAGCTTTACTTGCACCGATTTGGGAGAGCATCGGTTCCGCAGGATTCTTGATCCGCACCGCGCTGCTGGGCATCTTCTTCCTCGTTATCACGATCGCGGTCCTGGCAAAGTCACCGCTGGAGGAAGTGCAGGGTTTCGCGGACGTCGTAAAGCGCAAGCTCGGGCGAGGCACCCCGCAGCAGGCCGCCGCGGTCAGTATGGCCGTGACCCCAACCGAGACCATGCCGATCCCGGCACCAATGTCCGCCGGCCTGGTACACCCGCCACGCCTGCTGCCAGGCGCACCCGTCCTCGACGGGCGTTACCGACTCCTCGCCTCCCACGGTGAATCCGGCGACGAAGGCGTGAGCGCCAAATTCTGGCGTGCGAAAGACCTCAGCACCGGCCGAGACGTCGCCCTCACTTTCGTGGACACCGCCTGCGAGTCCGCCGCCGCCTCCGCAGGTGCAGCCTCCGAAGTCACCCGTCGCACCCGCAAGCTCGCCTCCCTCGGGCTCACCTCGCTGCCAACGGGTATCCGTGTGGTCGCCTACCGCTCTGGCTGCTTGATCATTGCGGACTGGGTCGAAGGTTCCGCCCTGCGCGCTGTGGCCGAAGCCAACACCGCCAACCGCGACGCCGCCGCCCAAGCTTTCGCACCGCTTGCCGACGCCGCTGCCGCTGCGCACACCGCGAACCAGCCACTGGGGCTCGACAGCATTGACCGGGTCCGCGTCTCGAAGTCCGGCTCAGCCGTGCTCGCTTTCCCAGCAGTTCTCGCGTGCAATAGCCAGGACGAGGACCGCCACACGCTCATCGATGCTTTCCGGCTGCTGACCGACGAATCGATTTCCGGCACCGCTGCCGAGCTCGGCGCCACGCTGCGCGGCTCTGAACCTGTCGCTCCGCTACCGGCTGTGACCGAGACCGTGGCCGAGCCGACCAAGCGCGCGGGCTTTGGTGCCAAGCGCTACTCCCGCACCATCACTGGTCTGCTTTTCGGCATTTCCATCACACTGGTGGCGATCATCGCGATGCTCACCGCCTACCTCATGGGTGTCCTCGGCGGCTTCCGCGATGACTCTCCGGTGAAGGTGGAACCACACGTTGTGTATAACTCTCCTACCGGCTAGTTTCGCGGCGCACTGACTGCTCGGCGCAGTGTTATCCACAGGGGGATGGCACTCGCCGAGCAGTTTTTTGTGCTCCAAGGCACAATATGAAGCGCAAGGGGGATTGCTAGAGACTCGGGGGAGTATCTGATGAATCTGTGCACTGACACGGCACTCGTATCCAATTACATCGACGGCGATGAGCGCGCTTTCGCGGAAATTGTTGGGCGCTATCACAATTCACTGTGGTGGACCGCCCGCCGCCTGGTGGCCACTGACTTCGACGCCCAGGACGTGCTGCAGGAAGCCTATCTCCGCGCCGCCATGAACTTGAAGCACTACCGCGCCGAATCTAGCCTGAAGACGTGGCTGCACCAGCTGGTGCGCAACGCGAGCTATGACTACCGGCAAGTGCGCTACCGCACCACCGAAATTGCGCTTGTCGACGACGCTGACGCCGACATCCCACACGCCACCTACGATCCGCTGTCCGCGCTCGACCTCACCTTGACCCTGGCCAGCGCGCTCTCGCGTCTGAATGAACAGCAGCGCGCGATCCTCATCATGGTCGACATCCTGGGCCACACTATCTACCAGACCGCTGAGAACCTGGGGATCTCCTCGGGAACGCTGAAGTCGCGCCGCTCGCGCGCCAAGCACTACATTCGGCGCAGTCACCCCGAATTGGTGGGAATGTAGACTGGTCTACATGACTAAGATCCATGACGTAGCAATCATCGGCTCCGGCCCTGCCGGATACACCGCCGCCATCTATGCCGCGCGCGCGGAACTCAAGCCGATCATGTTTGAAGGCATCGAATACGGTGGTTCCCTGATGACCACCACCGACGTGGAAAACTTCCCAGGCTTCGCCCAGGGAATCATGGGCCCAGAGCTCATGGAACAGATGCGAAACCAGGCCGAACGCTTCGGTACCGAAATGCTCATGGAGCTGGTGGACCGCGTCGACCTCTCCGGGGAAATCAAGAAGATTTACGTCGGCGACGAAGAGTACCAGGCACGCTCCGTCATCCTGGCAATGGGAGCTGCCCCCCGCTACCTGAACGTCCCAGGCGAGCAGGAGCTGCTGGGCCGTGGCGTATCTTCATGCGCGACCTGCGATGGCTTCTTCTTCCGCGATCACGACATTGCGGTCATCGGTGGCGGCGATTCCGCCATGGAAGAGGCCACTTTCTTGACCAAGTTCGCTAAGTCGGTCACCATCGTGCACCGTCGCGAGGAATTCCGTTCTTCCGCAATCATGCTCGAGCGCGCGAAGAATAACGAGAAGATCAAGTTTGCCACCAACAAGGTCGTGTCGCGCGTGTTGGGTGAAAACAGCGTGGAAGGCTTGGAGCTCAGTGACACCGTCACCGGGGAAACCTCCGTGCTACCGGTAACCGCCATGTTCGTGGCTATCGGCCACGATCCGCGGTCCGTCATGGTACAGCCAGATGTCAAGACTGACGAGTCCGGCTACATCCTGGTGGAGGATCCGTCAACCCGCACAAATATCCCTGGTGTGTTCGCCGCCGGCGACATTGTCGACAGCCACTACCAGCAGGCCATCACCGCTGCCGGTGCAGGTTGCCGCGCTGCCATCGACGCAGAACACTACTTGGCAAGCCTCTAAAGGAATAAAAATGATTATCAATGTTACGACGGAGACTTTCCGTTCCACCGTCATCGACTCGGACAAACCAGTTCTGGTCGACTTC
It encodes the following:
- a CDS encoding murein biosynthesis integral membrane protein MurJ gives rise to the protein MDSSKQPQGQRGRFVQPAPPAPSTSPVVPKPRTAPPRDDDRSLLTHRPTEPEQPQQSDSDLVRSTGSMAVATLVSRITGFLRNAMIVWTLGAAISSAFNTANTLPNLITEIVLGAVLTSLVVPVLVRAEKEDPDRGEAFVRRLFTLAAALLVVVTTLSVVSAPLLTVLQLRSDGQVNLSQATAFAVLLLPQIFFYGIFSLFMAVLNTKGIFKPGAWAPVVNNLIALATLCAYWLLPNKLTADQQVSLTDPHVLVLGIGTTLGVVVQALILLPYLRKAGVNLKPLWGIDDRLKQFGGMALAIIVYVAISQAGYIVTTRIASGASEAAPNIYQQAWLLLQMPYGIIGVTLLTAIMPRLSRRAAEGDDAGVVADLTLGTKLTFLALIPVVVFFTAFGTYISIGLFAYLEFSLEAATTLGWTLSFSAFTLLPYALVLLHLRVFYAREEAWTPTFIIAGITVTKVILSYLAPVIATSPERVVVLLAAANGFGFIAGAVIGGFLLRRHLGSLNGRDILRSALWVGGASVAGGAGAWVLDLALKALLAPIWESIGSAGFLIRTALLGIFFLVITIAVLAKSPLEEVQGFADVVKRKLGRGTPQQAAAVSMAVTPTETMPIPAPMSAGLVHPPRLLPGAPVLDGRYRLLASHGESGDEGVSAKFWRAKDLSTGRDVALTFVDTACESAAASAGAASEVTRRTRKLASLGLTSLPTGIRVVAYRSGCLIIADWVEGSALRAVAEANTANRDAAAQAFAPLADAAAAAHTANQPLGLDSIDRVRVSKSGSAVLAFPAVLACNSQDEDRHTLIDAFRLLTDESISGTAAELGATLRGSEPVAPLPAVTETVAEPTKRAGFGAKRYSRTITGLLFGISITLVAIIAMLTAYLMGVLGGFRDDSPVKVEPHVVYNSPTG
- a CDS encoding RNA polymerase sigma factor; the encoded protein is MNLCTDTALVSNYIDGDERAFAEIVGRYHNSLWWTARRLVATDFDAQDVLQEAYLRAAMNLKHYRAESSLKTWLHQLVRNASYDYRQVRYRTTEIALVDDADADIPHATYDPLSALDLTLTLASALSRLNEQQRAILIMVDILGHTIYQTAENLGISSGTLKSRRSRAKHYIRRSHPELVGM
- the trxB gene encoding thioredoxin-disulfide reductase, producing the protein MTKIHDVAIIGSGPAGYTAAIYAARAELKPIMFEGIEYGGSLMTTTDVENFPGFAQGIMGPELMEQMRNQAERFGTEMLMELVDRVDLSGEIKKIYVGDEEYQARSVILAMGAAPRYLNVPGEQELLGRGVSSCATCDGFFFRDHDIAVIGGGDSAMEEATFLTKFAKSVTIVHRREEFRSSAIMLERAKNNEKIKFATNKVVSRVLGENSVEGLELSDTVTGETSVLPVTAMFVAIGHDPRSVMVQPDVKTDESGYILVEDPSTRTNIPGVFAAGDIVDSHYQQAITAAGAGCRAAIDAEHYLASL